In one window of Laspinema palackyanum D2c DNA:
- a CDS encoding outer membrane protein assembly factor BamB family protein gives MTLNRRTFNKNALLFLMGSSLPPILQGCRTPTPTVPPRNLLPTVTKTVNEAIAGLSLDTELLIPTFLGNDYRRFYGRGTPQKLNLLDKFALGTGRTRVGTSWRTWSGAGWTGQPTLTRDQGKVYLTIGAYDHSLRKIDIATNEVLWRYQFDDVIKGSSSLYIDEKASEENRIVILQGSRLGIQNSLASSGPLPSFRAISFRTGKELWKLDIRKTASYSRDNDSSALDLGNGVLFNVGENSIGYFLNSATDAATLKSGILQPEILGEVQLYEAEDSRRQGGNLVTESSPARLGNQIFIASGSGHIYGINLETQKIVWDFFTGSDIDGSVVISKENKLFCAIERQYIPGKGGVFKLDPTQPEENAVQWFFPTGNRNFSGWEGGIIGSVALNDEYNPSGEFPALFATSAIDGYLYIGSQTEVTGQKVKGPWLNKDYETPLILFKMNIGGSISTPIFTEGNKLIAAGYNGVYLFDLQFEETQGDRMNAVRNQRGEFYRLKVEQLEHFLPGISFEATPIVWDGIVRICARDGWLYSLG, from the coding sequence ATGACTTTGAACCGGCGAACCTTCAACAAAAACGCGCTTCTCTTTTTAATGGGTTCTTCACTGCCGCCCATTTTACAAGGATGTCGCACCCCCACCCCGACTGTACCTCCGAGGAATCTGTTACCCACTGTTACTAAAACCGTCAACGAGGCGATCGCCGGACTCTCCCTCGACACTGAATTATTAATCCCCACCTTTCTCGGTAACGACTACCGGAGATTTTATGGCAGAGGAACTCCCCAAAAATTAAATCTCCTCGATAAATTTGCCCTCGGAACCGGCAGAACCCGAGTCGGCACCTCCTGGCGCACCTGGAGTGGTGCCGGATGGACCGGACAACCCACCCTCACCCGAGACCAAGGCAAAGTTTATCTCACCATTGGCGCTTATGATCACAGCTTAAGAAAAATTGATATTGCCACCAACGAAGTCTTATGGCGCTATCAGTTTGATGATGTCATTAAAGGGAGTTCCAGTCTTTATATCGATGAAAAAGCCTCCGAAGAAAATCGCATCGTCATCTTACAAGGCAGTCGGTTAGGCATTCAAAATTCCCTTGCCTCTTCAGGTCCTCTCCCCAGCTTTCGCGCCATTTCCTTTAGAACGGGCAAAGAACTCTGGAAACTCGATATTAGAAAAACCGCCAGTTATAGCCGGGATAATGATAGCAGTGCCTTAGATTTAGGCAATGGAGTCTTATTCAATGTCGGAGAAAATAGCATCGGGTATTTTCTGAATAGTGCCACCGATGCTGCTACCCTCAAATCCGGCATTCTTCAACCTGAAATTTTAGGCGAAGTTCAACTCTATGAAGCCGAGGATAGTCGCCGACAAGGAGGTAATCTCGTCACCGAATCTTCCCCCGCCCGACTCGGAAATCAAATTTTTATAGCTTCAGGTTCTGGTCATATCTATGGCATTAACCTAGAAACCCAAAAAATTGTCTGGGATTTCTTCACCGGGTCTGATATTGATGGTAGCGTGGTTATTTCTAAGGAAAACAAACTTTTTTGTGCCATAGAACGGCAATATATTCCCGGCAAAGGGGGAGTGTTTAAACTTGACCCAACCCAACCCGAAGAGAATGCAGTTCAGTGGTTTTTTCCCACAGGGAATCGCAATTTTAGTGGATGGGAGGGGGGAATTATTGGGTCGGTTGCCCTCAATGATGAATATAATCCGAGTGGAGAATTTCCGGCTTTATTTGCTACCAGTGCGATTGATGGTTATCTTTATATTGGGTCGCAAACTGAAGTCACAGGTCAAAAGGTTAAAGGACCTTGGTTGAATAAAGACTATGAAACGCCTTTGATTTTATTTAAAATGAATATTGGGGGTTCGATTTCTACGCCAATTTTTACGGAAGGGAATAAACTGATTGCCGCCGGATATAATGGGGTGTATTTGTTTGATTTACAGTTTGAAGAGACTCAGGGTGATCGCATGAATGCGGTCCGGAATCAACGGGGAGAGTTTTATCGGTTAAAGGTAGAACAATTGGAACATTTTTTACCGGGGATCTCTTTTGAAGCTACCCCCATTGTTTGGGATGGAATTGTTAGAATTTGCGCCCGGGATGGTTGGCTGTATTCTCTGGGATAA
- a CDS encoding S1C family serine protease, translating into MKPQRLLLSIVTAGAIATSGLVTPPFSTVATAFSADEQTSINVYQQASPSVVTIRVGRGAGSGSIISADGLVLTNDHVVSSARNGRVEVLTSTGQTYTGDVIATDRRNDLALVRLRTSDRLPALRIASREGIQVGQRVYAIGSPFGLSGTFTTGILSRIADNGDLQTDAAINPGNSGGPLLNSNGELIGVNKAILSPNRGGNIGIGFATSATVAQDFIAANRSRTVAQGPDRTPAPESGRSRSTSPPPRLGVEVNAGLVIQSVERGSPAAQIGLRAGDRLLGVNGTRLQRIEQLLAFLNTRPNSAVFTISRGRRVANVRVNF; encoded by the coding sequence ATGAAACCACAGAGGTTATTATTGAGTATTGTCACTGCTGGGGCGATCGCCACCTCGGGTCTGGTGACTCCTCCTTTCTCCACCGTTGCCACCGCCTTTAGTGCCGATGAACAAACCAGCATCAATGTCTACCAACAGGCGAGTCCTTCGGTGGTGACAATCCGCGTAGGCAGAGGTGCAGGGTCTGGAAGTATTATCAGTGCTGATGGCCTCGTTTTAACTAATGATCATGTGGTGAGTTCGGCGCGTAATGGCAGAGTGGAGGTGCTCACCAGTACGGGACAGACTTACACCGGGGATGTGATTGCCACCGATCGCCGCAATGATTTAGCCTTAGTTCGACTCAGAACCAGCGATCGCCTGCCTGCGTTACGGATAGCGAGTCGAGAGGGGATCCAAGTCGGTCAACGGGTTTATGCGATCGGCAGTCCCTTTGGACTCTCCGGAACCTTTACCACCGGAATTCTCAGCCGAATTGCTGATAATGGGGACTTACAAACCGATGCCGCCATCAATCCCGGGAATTCCGGCGGTCCTTTGCTCAATTCCAATGGAGAACTCATTGGGGTCAATAAAGCGATTTTAAGCCCCAATCGTGGGGGTAATATAGGGATTGGATTTGCAACGAGTGCGACAGTTGCCCAGGACTTTATCGCCGCTAATCGGTCGCGGACCGTGGCCCAAGGGCCTGATAGGACGCCAGCGCCTGAGTCAGGGCGATCGCGGTCCACTTCTCCCCCGCCTCGCTTAGGGGTGGAGGTGAATGCGGGTTTAGTGATTCAGTCTGTAGAACGGGGGTCTCCTGCCGCGCAAATTGGGTTACGGGCCGGCGATCGCCTGTTAGGAGTGAATGGCACTCGGTTACAGCGGATCGAGCAACTGCTGGCGTTTTTAAATACCCGTCCGAATTCCGCAGTGTTCACCATCAGTCGAGGACGGCGAGTGGCCAATGTGCGCGTCAATTTTTAA